Part of the Triticum aestivum cultivar Chinese Spring chromosome 4D, IWGSC CS RefSeq v2.1, whole genome shotgun sequence genome is shown below.
NNNNNNNNNNNNNNNNNNNNNNNNNNNNNNNNNNNNNNNNNNNNNNNNNNNNNNNNNNNNNNNNNNNNNNNNNNNNNNNNNNNNNNNNNNNNNNNNNNNNNNNNNNNNNNNNNAACGGTGGGGGCCCGGGCGCGTGGCACTTTTCCCCCTCAATTAACCAAAATAGGAAAGAGTAGGGCCTGTCTGAAATCGGGCGCTGAAACGCGCGCGCGTCAGATAGCAACGCCTTGCTTTGTGTAAAGTGAAAACTCGAGCCAATCAAACTGCTTGAACCAACTATAATGGAAATGCCGACGATGTTTTGATGGGTCGTCATTATATGGATACTCTCTCATGTATGGCATGTATTGGCCTTCTTAAATATAGAATTGGTGTGCTTCATTCCACTTCTCAAGAGGGAGTTCCCAAATCTGTTACGATTTGCAATGTCTTGCTCATATGGTGTGCTTCTGATTCTTTCTTGTTGTAGAACTTCTACATATGCCTCAATATTTTGCTCGAGGGTTTGCATATCAACTGAACTAAGATTGGGGACATTGCGTCCAGTAGGTTGTATTGGCTAGAAAAATTACTTATCGGTGGTGTCTTCCTCCTCATGACCTATACAATTCTAATATTAGTACAAAGCAAATATGTAATCTGTAGTTGATCTATCAAGTGACAAAATATACTAAGATCAAAGATAATAGCACAGCCGGCTGCTGGCTATATAGCAATGCCACGTCATCATAAAGCCTTCTCTCATATAGTAGTCTGGCGTTTTGACTGGCTATTAGCATGGCTCCATTTAATATGAAGTATTTATTGCTTGCAGGTGCATATGATCTGCTGTGATCTACAGTAAACAACATCTTTGTGGCATCATATACATGCCATCCATGCAACCAGGAAATAGGAAGACTGACTGGCATTTAGGCAACAAACATATGTCATACAGCATCATAGTACTCCAAACATGTCACACAGCATCATACTACTCCATAGCATCATGAGTAATTACTTAAGATTACATAAGTCTTTAAGAAAGCATTCAGCAAACATAATAGATAACATCTCCGGCAAACAAGCCGTTCACGACCACAAGCAACAATCATAGTTTTGATCTGGACGATGACAAAAGTCACAAAGCATGGAGGGTACTATAAGTAACAGCTGCCGCAATCACCACATCACAGCTCACTCCTGAAATAAAAATGCATGTAAGATATCAAGGTTACAGTAAAAAAAAGGAATATGAACATGCAGATATCAATATCCCACCATGATTAATTATGATGTCTGTTTTGAAACTTATGCCAGATATGCTCGACTAAATCACTTTTAAGTTGGGCATGCTGTGGACGAGCACGAATAGTAGCTTTTCTACGCAACACATCTGCGAAACATAGATTACCACCAACATTCACTTCGGGAGGTAGAGCAAATGAAGCCCCCGGAATCTCATTCAAGTCAATATGAATTTTTGCCTGCTCTCTCTCATCTTCGATTATCATATTGTGGAGAATCACACAAGCCCTCATGATCCTTCCAACACTCTTTCTCTTCCATAGACGTGCAGGCCGACGGACAATGGTAAAACGGGACTGTAATACCCCAAAAGCGCGCTCGACATCTTTCCTTGCCCCTTCTTGCTTCTGGGCAAACAACTTGTGCTTCTCTATTTGGGGAAGTGGTATAGTCTTTATGAAGGCAGCCCATTCTGGGTATATACCATCAGCAAGGTAGTAACCTGCGGTATACTCATTCCCATTGACAAAAAATTGGACTTGAGGGGCTTCTCCTTTCAGTGCATCAAAAACAGTGGGGATTGATTGAGCACATTCAGATCATTATTTGACCCAGCAACTCCAAAAAAAGCATGCCAAATACGAAGGTCCTGGGAAGCAACGGCTTCTAGGATCATCGTTGGTACTCCATAATCGCCGCGGGTGAATTGCCCCCTCCATGCAAGAGGACACTTCTCCCAtcgccaatgcatgcaatcaatgcCGTGTTCTGAAAGTAACTAAGGTAACCACCAGGTGGGTGAGAATCCACTCCCCTGCTCAACGACATAAAGAAGCGAAGAGCGATCAGCACCGAACTACATGCAAGTATATACTCAAATTTGTAAAATCTGAATACAATACATTTGAGATGCATACTAGTTGATCACAGCAACTATTTAAAGGAAAAATAATCTGAAATGATCACAACAACTATTTAAAGGAGAAATCTGAATTGATCACAGCAACTATTTAAAGGAAAAAAATCTGAATTGATCACAGCAACTATTTAAAGGAAAaatagtttatatatatatatatatatatatatatatatatatatatatatatatatatatatatatatatatatatatatatatatatatatatatatatatatatatatcatacacACTATCATGTGGAAACTGAAAAGTTACACTACACTGCAATCCAAGATTCAGCAAACGAGAAGTCACGTGCTCCTGTACATCAAAGAAAGATCATCTAGCAGAAGGAACTTTTCTTTTACTATCATTACTAAGCTactaaaaatgaactctgaaaatagaCAGTAGAGTAGTAGATAGATTTCTGATGTTGTATCATCTAACTAGCATATCATACAAGTGTGTCAGCAGCTCTAAGAAATGACACCACGATTCAGAGTTGAGATAAGCAATGGAGAAAATTCATACCATACTTGTGGATCAGAGTAGTCCATATTGCCAGCCATGTACCAAGGTGATGTAGAGTCACCGATGCAAGCAGGCGGTGCCCAGCAAGGACCTTGAGCCGTAGGACCCGATTCACTTGGTTGCTGCAGACTAGCCGCCAGAGACTCTTGTGGTCTTGGGGGATCCAAGTGCTTGTTCTCTGCTTTGAAGGGAAGGCCGACGGGATCCCCGGCGGCGGGGCGGACTTAGGCGCCGTCGAGACCAGCAGATGCGCCGGCGGCGGGACCAGGAGATGCGCCGGCGGCGGGGTGAGCAGAGGCGCTGGTGGAGGGGCTTCACGAGGTGCCAGCGCGCGCGTCCGTTTGGACTGCTGACCCATCTCCTTGATGTGCGCCGGCGACAGTTCTAGGGTTCGGGAGAGGTGGCGATTTGGGGAAATTTGGAAGGCTTGATTTGGCGCGAGGAAGCTATTTGGGGCGACGGCACGGGCTGATTTTCGCGCGCGAAGGAGGAAGGAGAAGCGCGGGAGGCGGGAGAGGCGCAGGGGATCGAGAGCGCCGGCTCTAGCGCTCGCCACGGGCTGCAAGCGGGCGCAAAGCTCTCGTATCTTGTGCCGCAGCCCGGCGCTTGACGAAGCGCCCGTTcgcttctctctccctctttctctcCTTTCCAGATGTGATTTGGCTGACGTGGAAGGGCTTATAGCCAGCTGAGTCagccttattatacttgctctaatgGAACGTATAAACACCGCTGCACTACCCGCCATTCTGGAGGCTTTGCGGGCGCTGAGCTTCGTCATCCGTTGGATTTTTTTACTTTCACTGATTTTTACCTGCTGGCGTTTGGTCAGCCGTTGGTCCTTCTGTACATCAGCAGCAGCTTCACAGGTCAATGCCAGGTGGGGCTCGTTACCTGTGGGGTCGAGAGAATCATGTGAGGTTGCTTTGGTTTTGCGTGAGTGAATTGGGGGATCGATTTCACCGCGGTGGTCCCCGTCCTCCTCGATCCCCACATCCCTCCTCCCCACCAATCCCCCGTCTCCTAAAGCCCCGCACCCCTCCTCCCCTGCTCTCGCACCCCGCGTCGGGCCGCCGCCGTTTCTCTCGGTCTGCTCGGAGGGACGGAGAGGGTGAGTCCATGGTCAGATGAGGGAGGAAGACAGATGACGGGGTGGATCGGGTACTCGAGGAGGACGCCAAGGCCCAGCAGTCTCCCCCAAATCTCGTCGCCTCGGGCGTGGAGGCGAGCTTCCCGGCGACGTAGGCGTAGCGCCGCCAAGAGGTCAGCAACGAGGAGGTTCACCAGTCCGTTTCGTCGTCCTCGTCCCTAGGCGTCTGTTGCTGGAGAGAAGGACGCCAAGGCCCAGCAGTTTGTGACGGCCCCACCGGACGACGGACCCGGCGGGACAGCGGGCTCTAGCTTTCTCTCCCTTCTTCTTCATCTGGACAGAGAATGGTGAGATCTTACGTACTACATCATGTTGATTTTGTCTTCTTGTTCATGGCTAGGATTTGCAGTGTAATTTGGTGGTTATTCTTTTGCTGGGACTCTCCTGCAAAGACTCTGCTCAGATGCATAGTCAGGCAACTCACCGGAGAGAGCTGGGATGGAGGCGACTCTGAGGAAGATGAAGGCCAAGAGCGGTGCCGCTGCCGGGGAGAGGAGGCCGGTGCTGTCGAGGACAATACTGCTCCTCTGCGCCTGCAGCTTCATCCTTGGCGTGCTCTTCACCGACCGGTgagccctctcctctccccccagATTCGTTTTCGCTTGACCCTCTTCCTAGCGGAGTCCTTGCTCTCCCCGCTTTCTTTTTCTTGGATTCGTTTGAAAGCTCGCCgatggagtgctctgctcgccgtaGGCCTGCAACTGATACGTGTTCTATGGCGATGGTTTGGTCAGGTTCAGAGCGATGCCGGATTTAAAGAGCCAGGTGGTGGCGCAGCTGCGGTGACAGGAAGAGGAGCTGCAGATCGTTTCTGAAGATTTTGTTGCGATCGACAGCATCCATTTTTTGGCTCCTGGTTTATTTCAGAAAAAGAACAAACGAGGTTTTTGAAGATAATATAAAATCATGTTATTTTTTAAAGAGCGAGTTATGGAGTGAAAATGGATATTTTAATAAGAAGATAATCCTGATGTTCTTCAGTTTCCTCTTTGGTTTGTAATTCTGTGAACATCCTTTCTTGATTTCAGAAACCATCCTACGACAGGGACGTGATGGGGAAGTGGCAAAGACTCATGAGGCCATACAGTACGTCGACTTGAttttttttttcgcgaatacgctaaGGATACGTATCTTTCCATTGATAGAACGGGAGTGTTTACAGCATGGGATTAGGACGACACACTATGCCATGTACACAAAAGGGAGGCATGGAAGTGGACGTTGAGCAAACAGACGGGGTTCCTCATCCCCAAGAAAACCCTAGCCTAGCGCTCTGGGATGATGTTGGTGATCGCGCCGGCGCCGGCCTGGGCCCAAAGGCGCGCTTCGTCCTTGATGGTGGAGCACAGGTGGGAGACAGAGGGTCGGTCCCCGTCGAAGGTGCAGCTGTTTCTATGCTTCCAAATCCACCAAGCGGTGAGGATGATGAGGGAGGATAGGCCTTTACGCATGGCAGCGGGCGCGAGAGCACAAGAAGAGGCCCAACGATGCAACACCTGCTGGCTGGCTGCTCCTTCTCCCGCCAGGTGTGGTACGATGTTCTTGCTTGGGCTCGCTTCCCCACCGATCTGCCGACCGGAGACACCGACTAGAATATTGAAAAATGATCTGAATTGTTTGCACTTCTGCGTTATATATCTATTGGGGGACTAATTGGTATATATCATAATTGTATCTAGATATTTAGACAAGTTGATCGCCACGCTGCAGATGGAGTTGGCAGCGCGGTTCAGCAAGCATGAGCTGCTTGAGAGTGCGGATGGCAAGGCAGGAAAGGAAAAAGGCTTTTATGGTGATCAGGATCAATACCGCGTTCAGTAGCAAGAAGCGCCGTGATTCTGTCAGGGAGAGATGGATGCCTCAAGGTTCATTACTTTGCAATGTTGTCTCCCTTGTTTTGGCTGTTTTGGCCTAGCTGTTGCTTTCTGCATTTCTTGTTCTTAGTTAGATCGATGCAGAGGGATGTGTTTTTAATCAACTAGGATTATGACGTGCAAATAGCAAG
Proteins encoded:
- the LOC123096363 gene encoding probable beta-1,3-galactosyltransferase 2; its protein translation is MMLVIAPAPAWAQRRASSLMVEHRWETEGRSPSKVQLFLCFQIHQAVRMMREDRPLRMAAGARAQEEAQRCNTCWLAAPSPARWSWQRGSASMSCLRVRMARQERKKAFMVIRINTAFSSKKRRDSVRERWMPQDEKLKKLEEEKGVVIRFMIGHRSKAKDLLGDSLILRH